The proteins below are encoded in one region of Pelagibacterium flavum:
- a CDS encoding BCCT family transporter: MFSGFVINPPVFFGAIIIIAVFLLIGVVVPDQAADIFSALQAGILGNFGWLYLLSVGIFLAAVLLFSLGRFGSLKLGPDDATPDFKYLSWIAMLFAAGMGIGLMFYAVGEPMTHFYAPPTAEPGSIAAMRESMAVTFFHWGIHAWAIYAVVGLSLAYFGYRYNLPLTIRSGLYPLLRSRINGPIGHAVDIFAIVGTMFGIATSLGLGVNQINAGLNYLVGLPIGPQVQVPLIAIITTLATVSVVTGLDKGVRILSETNLVVAVLLMVFVLIVGPTADLFRDFVQNIGLYLDTLLLRTFNIYAYEPTPWVDGWTLFYWAWWISWSPFVGMFIARISRGRTVREFIVAVLFIPAGFTFFWMTVFGNTAMFIDTGVAAGELGAAVANDVAVGLFQFFTYLPLPAVTSTLAVILVAVFFITSSDSGSLVVDTIAAGGETETSTAQRIFWCVMEGVVAAGLLLAGGLGALQSATIASALPFTFVMLALVWSLYVGMRADLAQQDAQAASPHSGPAHPASGLTWQRRLALMLKAPTLREVKAFIGGDAKAALEQVRDELAKRGWEAHLEEDEAAGTIALVAPSEAMRNFVYGLQSAEQPLAAFTAFEASRPEVRHEARTYFSDGSKGYDVMGMTREQLIADVLVQFERYLALVQMPASQLVSAAPEHSVETS; the protein is encoded by the coding sequence ATGTTTTCGGGTTTCGTCATCAATCCACCGGTCTTTTTCGGCGCCATAATCATTATTGCCGTCTTCCTTTTGATCGGGGTCGTGGTGCCCGATCAGGCAGCCGATATCTTTTCCGCATTGCAGGCCGGTATTCTTGGCAATTTCGGCTGGCTGTACCTGCTGTCGGTGGGCATTTTCCTCGCGGCGGTGCTGCTGTTTTCGCTGGGGCGCTTCGGATCGCTCAAGCTGGGACCCGACGATGCGACGCCGGACTTCAAATATCTCTCCTGGATAGCGATGCTGTTTGCGGCCGGCATGGGAATCGGGCTGATGTTTTATGCCGTCGGCGAACCGATGACCCATTTTTACGCTCCGCCGACCGCCGAGCCGGGCAGTATCGCGGCAATGCGCGAATCGATGGCGGTGACGTTTTTTCACTGGGGCATCCATGCCTGGGCGATCTATGCCGTGGTGGGGCTGTCGCTGGCCTATTTCGGCTATCGCTACAACCTGCCCCTGACCATACGGTCCGGGCTTTACCCACTGCTCAGGAGCCGGATCAACGGACCGATCGGGCACGCTGTCGACATCTTCGCCATTGTGGGCACGATGTTTGGAATCGCCACCTCGCTGGGGCTCGGGGTCAACCAGATCAATGCCGGGCTCAACTATCTGGTCGGCCTGCCGATCGGACCGCAGGTGCAGGTGCCGCTGATCGCGATCATCACGACGCTGGCAACCGTCTCGGTGGTCACGGGGCTCGACAAAGGCGTGCGCATCCTTTCGGAAACCAATCTGGTCGTGGCCGTTCTGCTCATGGTGTTCGTGCTGATCGTGGGGCCGACGGCGGATCTTTTCCGCGATTTCGTTCAGAATATCGGGCTCTATCTCGATACGCTGCTGTTGCGGACCTTCAACATCTATGCCTATGAGCCCACGCCCTGGGTCGATGGCTGGACGCTGTTCTACTGGGCCTGGTGGATTTCGTGGTCGCCGTTCGTTGGCATGTTCATCGCGCGCATTTCGCGCGGGCGCACGGTGCGCGAATTCATCGTCGCGGTGCTGTTCATCCCGGCCGGCTTCACCTTTTTCTGGATGACGGTGTTCGGCAATACGGCGATGTTTATCGACACCGGGGTGGCGGCCGGAGAACTGGGCGCGGCGGTGGCCAACGACGTGGCGGTGGGGCTGTTCCAGTTCTTTACCTACCTGCCGCTCCCGGCGGTCACCTCGACGCTGGCAGTCATTCTCGTTGCGGTGTTTTTCATCACCTCCTCGGATTCGGGTTCGCTGGTCGTGGACACCATCGCGGCCGGCGGGGAGACGGAAACCTCAACCGCGCAGCGCATCTTCTGGTGCGTCATGGAGGGCGTTGTGGCGGCCGGGCTATTGCTGGCAGGCGGGCTCGGTGCGCTGCAATCGGCGACCATCGCAAGCGCCCTGCCCTTCACATTCGTGATGCTTGCGCTGGTGTGGTCCCTTTATGTCGGCATGCGGGCCGACCTTGCCCAGCAGGACGCGCAAGCGGCCTCACCCCATTCCGGACCGGCCCATCCTGCCTCGGGGCTGACCTGGCAAAGGCGGCTGGCCCTGATGCTCAAGGCGCCAACGCTCAGGGAGGTCAAGGCCTTCATCGGCGGCGACGCCAAGGCGGCGCTCGAACAGGTGCGGGACGAATTGGCCAAGCGCGGTTGGGAGGCGCATCTGGAAGAGGACGAGGCGGCCGGGACCATCGCGCTGGTGGCACCGTCCGAGGCGATGCGCAACTTCGTTTACGGCCTGCAGAGCGCCGAACAGCCTCTGGCGGCGTTCACGGCCTTTGAGGCCAGCCGGCCCGAAGTGCGCCACGAGGCGCGGACCTATTTCTCGGATGGTTCGAAAGGCTATGATGTGATGGGGATGACGCGCGAGCAGCTCATAGCGGACGTGCTGGTCCAGTTCGAGCGCTACCTGGCGCTGGTCCAGATGCCGGCGTCCCAGCTCGTGAGCGCAGCCCCCGAGCACAGCGTCGAGACAAGCTAA
- a CDS encoding GNAT family N-acetyltransferase — MAQHDFTLLAVPVFSPLCNLGFALRREVFVIEQNVPQELEHDADDMTAAHIVGIFDGAVVAAARILFKPEHAKIGRVAIAASHRGKGLGARLIEFAVQVAGENGQPRCYLESQSDKTGFYARLGFVAFGDQFMDAGIPHLKMKNY, encoded by the coding sequence ATGGCGCAACACGACTTCACGCTGCTCGCCGTCCCGGTCTTCTCGCCGCTGTGCAATCTCGGCTTTGCCCTGCGGCGGGAGGTGTTCGTGATCGAGCAAAACGTGCCGCAAGAGCTCGAGCACGATGCCGACGACATGACGGCCGCCCACATCGTGGGCATCTTCGATGGCGCGGTCGTTGCGGCCGCCCGCATCCTGTTCAAGCCCGAGCATGCCAAGATCGGCCGTGTGGCGATCGCGGCGTCCCATCGCGGAAAAGGGCTCGGCGCCCGGCTCATCGAGTTTGCGGTGCAGGTGGCGGGCGAAAACGGTCAGCCGCGCTGCTATCTTGAAAGCCAGTCCGACAAGACGGGCTTTTACGCCCGTCTCGGGTTCGTCGCCTTTGGCGACCAGTTCATGGACGCCGGCATTCCTCATCTGAAAATGAAGAACTACTGA
- the edd gene encoding phosphogluconate dehydratase, whose translation MTVKTTIKDVTDAIARRSEASRRTYLDRLDKARAQGVYRSALSCGNLAHGFAACGPSDKAQLAGDQALNLGIITSYNDMLSAHQPYETYPAIIREAAREAGGVAQVAGGVPAMCDGVTQGQLGMDLSLFSRDVIAMAAAVGLSHNMFDAAVFLGICDKIVPGLVISALTFGHLPAVFIPAGPMTTGLPNDEKARVRQLYMEGKVGRDELLEAESKSYHGPGTCTFYGTANSNQMLMEIMGLHLPGASFVNPGTPLRDALTKAATKRALAITAQGNEYTPAGHVIDEKSIVNGLVGLLATGGSTNHTMHLVAMANAAGLKITWEDMSVLSDVVPLLARVYPNGLADVNHFHAAGGMGFLIRELRDAGYLHDDVTTVWGKGLDAYTKEPRYIEEELTFEPAPAQSGNPKVLTVASEPFAKSGGLKLLSGNLGKSVIKISAVKAENRLVQAPARVFHSQQGLQDAFKAGELTSDFIAVIRFQGPKAIGMPELHKLTPVLGILQDRGIKVALVTDGRMSGASGKVPAAIHMTPEAADGGPISRVRDGDLLRLDAETGTLDYLGDAEEFAARPAATEDLTDQHYGMGRELFAGFRQLVGTADRGASVFA comes from the coding sequence ATGACCGTAAAAACCACAATCAAGGACGTGACCGACGCCATCGCGCGGCGCTCGGAAGCCTCGCGCCGCACCTATCTCGACCGGCTCGACAAGGCGCGCGCCCAGGGCGTTTACCGCTCGGCGCTTTCGTGCGGCAATCTCGCCCACGGCTTTGCAGCATGCGGTCCCTCCGACAAGGCTCAGCTGGCTGGCGACCAGGCGCTCAATCTGGGCATCATCACCTCCTACAATGACATGCTATCGGCCCATCAGCCCTATGAGACCTACCCTGCCATCATCCGCGAGGCAGCGCGCGAGGCCGGTGGTGTTGCCCAGGTCGCGGGTGGCGTGCCCGCCATGTGCGATGGCGTGACCCAGGGCCAGCTCGGCATGGATCTTTCGCTGTTTTCCCGCGATGTGATTGCCATGGCCGCTGCCGTCGGCCTGTCCCACAACATGTTCGATGCCGCGGTTTTCCTTGGCATTTGTGACAAGATCGTCCCCGGCCTCGTCATCTCGGCTCTGACCTTCGGGCATCTGCCCGCGGTGTTCATCCCCGCCGGTCCGATGACCACCGGCCTGCCCAACGATGAAAAGGCGCGCGTTCGTCAGCTCTATATGGAAGGCAAGGTCGGGCGCGACGAGCTGCTCGAAGCCGAATCCAAATCCTATCACGGTCCCGGCACCTGCACCTTTTACGGCACCGCCAATTCCAATCAGATGCTCATGGAAATCATGGGCCTGCACCTGCCCGGCGCCAGCTTCGTCAATCCGGGCACCCCGCTGCGCGATGCGCTGACCAAAGCCGCCACCAAACGGGCGCTGGCCATTACCGCGCAGGGCAATGAATATACTCCCGCCGGTCACGTCATTGACGAAAAATCCATAGTCAACGGCCTGGTCGGCCTGCTCGCCACGGGCGGCTCGACCAATCACACAATGCACCTTGTTGCCATGGCCAACGCGGCGGGTTTGAAGATCACTTGGGAAGACATGTCTGTCCTCTCCGACGTCGTTCCGCTTCTGGCGCGCGTCTATCCCAACGGTCTGGCCGACGTGAACCATTTCCATGCGGCCGGCGGCATGGGGTTCCTCATCCGCGAACTGCGCGACGCGGGCTATCTCCATGACGATGTGACCACCGTCTGGGGCAAGGGGCTCGACGCCTACACCAAAGAGCCGCGCTATATCGAAGAAGAGCTGACTTTTGAGCCGGCACCTGCCCAGAGCGGCAACCCCAAGGTGCTGACCGTGGCCAGCGAGCCCTTCGCCAAGTCCGGCGGGTTGAAACTGCTCTCGGGCAATCTGGGCAAATCGGTCATCAAGATCTCCGCCGTCAAGGCCGAAAACCGACTCGTCCAGGCGCCAGCGCGGGTCTTTCACTCCCAGCAGGGCCTGCAGGACGCCTTCAAGGCCGGCGAATTGACCTCCGATTTTATCGCCGTTATCCGCTTTCAGGGCCCCAAGGCCATCGGCATGCCCGAATTGCACAAGCTCACGCCAGTGCTCGGCATTCTGCAGGATCGGGGCATCAAGGTGGCGCTGGTCACCGACGGGCGCATGTCGGGCGCTTCGGGCAAGGTGCCCGCCGCCATCCACATGACCCCCGAGGCCGCCGATGGCGGACCCATCTCCAGGGTGAGGGATGGCGATCTGCTGCGCCTCGATGCCGAAACCGGAACGCTTGACTACCTGGGCGATGCCGAGGAGTTTGCGGCCCGCCCGGCGGCCACCGAGGATTTGACGGACCAGCATTACGGCATGGGCCGCGAATTGTTCGCCGGGTTCCGGCAACTCGTGGGCACAGCCGATCGCGGCGCGAGCGTTTTCGCCTGA
- a CDS encoding BadF/BadG/BcrA/BcrD ATPase family protein, translating into MPKYFLGVDGGGTNCRIRLADANLETLAEARGGRSNLQLEGGDPAYASIQEGTRQVFALAGLDYGETANTEACFGMAGARLPSAREAFALRPWPFAHVTVYDDIDIARAGAHEGEDGAVIIVGTGSAGMALVEGQRFQVGGWGFHIGDQMSGAILGRELVRYTVEAHDGLVATSPLTEAVLAELGGDLNAVMAWSFDRRQPADYGALMPLFIEYFEKGDPVAAELMEIELGYIDRYVSYFKSCGADRLAIVGGFGQRLMPLLEIRYGDYVSLPRAEPLHGAVILARQNAAR; encoded by the coding sequence GTGCCAAAATACTTCCTCGGCGTTGATGGCGGCGGCACCAATTGCCGCATCCGCCTCGCCGATGCCAACCTTGAAACCCTCGCCGAAGCGCGTGGCGGGCGGTCCAATCTCCAGCTCGAAGGCGGCGATCCGGCCTATGCCTCCATTCAGGAAGGCACAAGGCAGGTGTTTGCCCTGGCCGGGCTCGATTATGGGGAAACCGCAAACACCGAGGCGTGCTTTGGCATGGCCGGCGCACGGCTGCCCTCGGCGCGCGAGGCTTTCGCGCTGCGCCCGTGGCCCTTCGCCCATGTCACCGTCTATGACGATATCGACATCGCCCGCGCCGGCGCCCATGAGGGCGAGGATGGCGCGGTCATTATTGTCGGAACCGGCTCGGCGGGCATGGCGCTGGTCGAAGGCCAGCGTTTTCAGGTCGGCGGCTGGGGTTTTCACATCGGCGATCAGATGTCGGGTGCCATTTTGGGGCGCGAACTTGTGCGCTACACGGTCGAGGCCCATGACGGTTTGGTCGCAACCTCGCCGCTCACCGAGGCTGTCCTCGCCGAACTGGGCGGCGATCTCAATGCGGTGATGGCCTGGAGTTTCGACAGGCGCCAGCCCGCCGATTATGGCGCGCTGATGCCGCTTTTCATCGAATATTTCGAAAAAGGCGATCCGGTCGCCGCCGAGCTGATGGAAATCGAGCTTGGCTATATCGATCGCTATGTGTCTTACTTCAAATCCTGTGGTGCAGACAGACTGGCCATTGTCGGCGGCTTTGGCCAGAGGCTTATGCCTTTGCTCGAAATCCGCTATGGCGATTACGTCTCTCTGCCCCGCGCCGAACCTTTGCATGGCGCTGTGATCCTGGCCCGCCAGAACGCCGCCCGCTAA
- the zwf gene encoding glucose-6-phosphate dehydrogenase — MSARIIPVQPFDYVVFGATGDLTRRKLIPALYHRFADGQFDERSRIIGVSRSELSDADFQKFAREAVTEFVEKVDQHKDVIARFISCFSYIANDVTDKDGWADLEKALRTEPEIERAFYLAVAPSLFGPICDYLDNKGYWRRDARVVVEKPLGHDLESSMEINDAISEVFAEDQVYRIDHYLGKETVQNLLALRFGNILFEPIWDAAHIDHVQITVAEDVGAGTRGYYDDSGALRDMVQNHMMQLLCLVAMEPPASDDANALRDEKLKVLRSLKPITGDNVSKFTVRGQYKGGAVNGGSVTSYQDELPEDKKGSKTETFVAIKAEVENWRWSGVPFYLRTGKRLPSRVSEIVIQFRAIPHSIFDHAEGAPRPNKLVLRLQPDEGVKLFLMIKDPGPGGMRLREVPLNLSFAETFSERTPEAYERLLMDVIRGNQTLFMRRDELEAAWRWIDPIRQAWDNASDAPQTYTAGTWGPTASVALIERDGRTWHEGDA, encoded by the coding sequence TTGTCCGCACGCATTATTCCGGTCCAGCCATTCGATTATGTGGTGTTCGGTGCCACTGGTGATCTGACCCGGCGCAAGCTGATCCCCGCGCTCTATCATCGCTTTGCCGATGGCCAGTTCGATGAGCGCTCGCGCATCATCGGCGTGTCGCGTTCGGAACTCTCCGATGCCGATTTCCAGAAATTCGCCCGCGAGGCGGTCACTGAATTTGTTGAAAAGGTCGATCAGCACAAGGATGTGATCGCCCGATTCATCTCGTGCTTTTCCTATATCGCCAACGATGTGACCGACAAGGACGGCTGGGCCGATCTCGAAAAGGCCCTGCGCACAGAACCCGAGATCGAGCGCGCCTTCTATCTCGCGGTGGCTCCCTCCCTGTTCGGACCCATCTGCGATTATCTCGACAACAAGGGCTATTGGCGCCGCGATGCCCGCGTCGTGGTCGAAAAGCCCCTGGGGCACGACCTCGAATCCTCGATGGAAATCAACGATGCGATATCCGAGGTCTTCGCCGAAGATCAGGTTTACCGCATCGATCACTATCTCGGTAAGGAAACCGTCCAGAACCTTCTGGCCCTGCGCTTCGGCAATATCCTGTTCGAGCCCATCTGGGACGCCGCCCATATCGACCACGTCCAGATCACGGTAGCCGAGGATGTCGGCGCGGGCACGCGCGGCTATTACGACGATTCCGGCGCCCTGCGCGATATGGTGCAAAACCATATGATGCAGCTTTTGTGCCTCGTCGCCATGGAGCCTCCGGCGTCTGACGATGCCAATGCCCTGCGCGACGAAAAGCTTAAGGTCCTGCGCTCGCTAAAGCCCATCACCGGCGACAATGTCTCCAAGTTTACCGTGCGCGGTCAATACAAGGGCGGCGCGGTCAATGGCGGTTCGGTCACCTCCTATCAGGACGAATTGCCCGAGGACAAGAAGGGCTCGAAAACCGAAACCTTTGTTGCGATCAAGGCCGAGGTGGAGAACTGGCGCTGGTCCGGCGTGCCCTTTTATCTGCGCACCGGCAAGCGTCTGCCCTCGCGTGTTTCGGAAATCGTCATTCAGTTCCGCGCCATCCCCCATTCCATATTCGATCATGCCGAAGGCGCGCCAAGGCCCAACAAGCTTGTCCTGCGCCTGCAGCCCGACGAGGGCGTGAAGCTGTTTTTGATGATCAAGGATCCCGGTCCCGGCGGTATGCGCCTGCGCGAGGTGCCGCTCAATCTGTCCTTTGCCGAAACCTTTTCCGAACGCACCCCCGAAGCCTATGAGCGGCTTTTGATGGATGTTATTCGCGGCAATCAGACCCTGTTCATGCGCCGCGACGAGCTTGAGGCCGCATGGCGCTGGATCGACCCGATCCGTCAGGCCTGGGACAATGCGTCAGATGCCCCCCAGACCTACACTGCGGGAACATGGGGGCCGACTGCCTCGGTCGCGCTGATCGAGCGCGACGGCCGCACCTGGCACGAAGGCGATGCCTGA
- the pgl gene encoding 6-phosphogluconolactonase, producing MTIERNVFSTKDRLAETLADAIAENLNAGLDERGTASLAVSGGSTPKRFFEVLGARQDVDWENVAITLVDERWVDENSERSNARLVKEHLLAGPAAVAAFVPLYAGTPEPDAAGIAKANAALDCLPMPFDAVVLGMGNDGHTASFFPGGDTLQDALNADGPLIAINAPGAGEPRVTFTLPRLLATRALYLHIEGDEKAQVLDKALQTGPVESMPVRAVLSQNHIPVSLFWCP from the coding sequence ATGACCATTGAGCGCAACGTCTTTTCGACAAAGGACCGGCTGGCCGAAACCCTTGCCGATGCAATTGCCGAAAACCTCAATGCCGGGCTCGATGAACGCGGCACGGCTTCGCTTGCCGTTTCCGGCGGCTCGACCCCCAAACGCTTCTTCGAAGTGCTCGGAGCGCGCCAGGACGTCGATTGGGAAAATGTGGCGATCACCCTTGTCGACGAGCGCTGGGTGGACGAAAATTCCGAACGCTCGAACGCGCGGCTGGTAAAGGAACATCTTCTGGCCGGTCCCGCCGCCGTCGCTGCCTTTGTCCCGCTTTACGCCGGGACGCCCGAGCCCGACGCGGCGGGGATCGCAAAGGCCAACGCCGCTCTCGATTGCCTGCCCATGCCCTTCGATGCCGTGGTCCTCGGCATGGGCAATGACGGCCACACCGCCTCGTTCTTTCCCGGCGGCGACACGCTTCAGGACGCGCTCAATGCCGATGGCCCGCTCATCGCCATCAATGCCCCCGGCGCGGGCGAACCGCGCGTCACCTTCACACTGCCCCGTCTGCTGGCCACGCGCGCCCTCTATCTCCACATCGAAGGCGATGAAAAAGCCCAGGTGCTCGACAAGGCGCTTCAGACCGGCCCGGTCGAATCCATGCCGGTGCGCGCCGTCCTTTCACAAAACCATATTCCCGTTTCCCTCTTCTGGTGTCCCTGA